The nucleotide window GATCCACCACTGAAATTACGTTGCAACTTTGGGCAGTTGGCCTTTATATGACCAATGTCTCCACAATGGTAGCAACCATGAAACCCGAGCTTGCACTGACCTGAATGTTGCCGCTTACATGTTCCACAAAGACTTTGCTGGTGTGAATGTTGCTCAGCATGACTCTGGctatgtgaggatgatgtcctaaaaTTCTGATTCTGGCGAGACTGATTTCCATTACTCTGAGTACGTCTGAAGGAAGACCCACCACCTGACTGATGACTGAACTAAGCTGGTGCTAATGACTCCTTATTAGAGGAATCCCTTCTGCCTCCGCTGGATGTACCATTAAACCTGCCTGTTGTCCGGGATTTCTTGTTATGCTCTTTCTCTTCTCTCCTTTGTTGTCTGTCTTTTTCTAAGTGCTTGGCGAACCCCACAACAGATGAGAAAGTTGTCATTCCTACTGCTGCAGCTAATGTCGTATCCTTAATGTGGTAAGCCAAACCGCCAACAAACCTGCGAATCTTTGCTTTTTCTGTCTTAACCATGTGAGGAGCATGCTTAGCTAACCTTATGAATTCCATGTAGTActcttgcacacttttattcccttgcttgagCTGTTCGAATTGTGTAGCCTTAGTTGCCATATCCTCTTCTGGGATAAAGTTAGCCATGaaggcctcttcaaattcttcccaagtaggtggaccatcatcttcatctctctctttttcccacatctcaaaccaagcacCAGCCACATCTCTAAGCTGGTAAGCAGCCAGCTCCACAGCTTTGTCATCAAATACTTTCATCACTCGGAGGGATTTATTAACACCCTCCATCCATAACAGTGGATCTTCATCTACTATAGAACCATGGAACACTTGAGGACTCAACTTCAGAAATTCATTCACTCTTGAGGACTCAGAATTGTTCTGCCTATTTGTTTGAGGTGGAATCTTATCTCTTTTCTCGTTCTGGTTAGCCATAAAGTCCttaaacatctccatagcacTGTTGACTGCATTGAACATCTGACCCACCTCTGGGGATATAGTTGTTTGAGTCAGAGCTGTTGTTGGGGTTGGCGTTGGATCCTGAGGTACTTGCTCATCATGCTCCACCCCTTCTTCATGTTCAACCTGGGGTACTTGAACCCCCTTGTGGATTTACCCTTC belongs to Nicotiana tabacum cultivar K326 chromosome 6, ASM71507v2, whole genome shotgun sequence and includes:
- the LOC142182031 gene encoding uncharacterized protein LOC142182031 yields the protein MFNAVNSAMEMFKDFMANQNEKRDKIPPQTNRQNNSESSRVNEFLKLSPQVFHGSIVDEDPLLWMEGVNKSLRVMKVFDDKAVELAAYQLRDVAGAWFEMWEKERDEDDGPPTWEEFEEAFMANFIPEEDMATKATQFEQLKQGNKSVQEYYMEFIRLAKHAPHMVKTEKAKIRRFVGGLAYHIKDTTLAAAVGMTTFSSVVGFAKHLEKDRQQRREEKEHNKKSRTTGRFNGTSSGGRRDSSNKESLAPA